A window of Strigops habroptila isolate Jane chromosome 5, bStrHab1.2.pri, whole genome shotgun sequence contains these coding sequences:
- the PRLH gene encoding prolactin-releasing peptide isoform X1 — MKLWAACLLCLLLACLTLPGACSRRRERSMEIRSKENRNPDIDPSWYTGRGIRPVGRFGRRQALDEGTHPGGAGQRQACAPPHLHLQPLQGERSP; from the exons ATGAAGCTGTGGGCCGCCtgcctgctgtgcctgctgctcGCCTGCCTGACCCTGCCTGGCGCCTGCAGCCGCCGCCGCGAGCGCTCCATGGAAATCCGGAGTAAGGAGAACAGGA ACCCGGACATCGACCCCTCCTGGTACACAGGGCGCGGGATCAGGCCGGTGGGGCGGTTCGGGCGGCGGCAGGCGCTGGATGAGGGCACCCATCCCGGGGGGGCTGGCCAGCGGCAAGCCTGTGCCCCCCCACAcctgcacctccagcccctCCAGGGGGAGCGGAGCCCATGA
- the PRLH gene encoding prolactin-releasing peptide isoform X2 produces the protein MKLWAACLLCLLLACLTLPGACSRRRERSMEIRNPDIDPSWYTGRGIRPVGRFGRRQALDEGTHPGGAGQRQACAPPHLHLQPLQGERSP, from the exons ATGAAGCTGTGGGCCGCCtgcctgctgtgcctgctgctcGCCTGCCTGACCCTGCCTGGCGCCTGCAGCCGCCGCCGCGAGCGCTCCATGGAAATCCGGA ACCCGGACATCGACCCCTCCTGGTACACAGGGCGCGGGATCAGGCCGGTGGGGCGGTTCGGGCGGCGGCAGGCGCTGGATGAGGGCACCCATCCCGGGGGGGCTGGCCAGCGGCAAGCCTGTGCCCCCCCACAcctgcacctccagcccctCCAGGGGGAGCGGAGCCCATGA
- the RAB17 gene encoding ras-related protein Rab-17: protein MELVSLQGMAQKEMLGTSLEGINPTYTYKVVLLGSTSVGKSSLAYRYVKNDFKESLPTVGCSFFTQTLNLEVATVKLEIWDTAGQEKYHSVCHLYYRGAHAALVIYDIANKETLNRAKLWLTDLEKEFLPDEIVIALVGNKLDLAAEREVTTEEGEEFARTKGLLFMETSAKSNHQVNDIFMAIAQELLQREQEKAHAPSPHGRSTVTLGESKARTGCCRL, encoded by the exons ATGGAGTTGGTTTCCTTACAGGGCATGGCGCAGAAAGAAATGCTGGGCACGTCCCTGGAGGGCATTAATCCAACCTACACCTACAaggtggtgctgctggggagcacATCAGTGGGAAAGTCAAGCCTGGCCTATCGATACGTGAAAAATGACTTCAAGGAGTCACTGCCAACCGTGGGAT GCTCCTTCTTCACACAGACACTCAACCTGGAGGTGGCCACGGTCAAGTTGGAGATCTGGGACACGGCAGGCCAGGAGAAGTACCACAGTGTCTGCCACCTCTACTACCGGGGCGCCCACGCTGCTCTCGTCATTTACGACATCGCTAACAAG GAAACACTCAACAGAGCAAAGCTGTGGCTGACAGACCTGGAGAAGGAATTCCTTCCTGATGAAATTGTCATTGCTTTGGTAGGCAACAAGCTGGACCTTGCTGCTGAGCGAGAAGTCACTACCGAG GAGGGGGAAGAGTTTGCAAGGACCAAAGGCCTCCTGTTCATGGAGACATCTGCAAAATCCAACCACCAAGTAAATGATATCTTTATGGCCATAG CCCAAGAGCTCCTGCAGCGGGAACAAGAGAAGGCACATGCCCCATCCCCGCATGGGAGGTCAACAGTCACCCTGGGGGAGAGCAAAGCAAGGACAGGGTGCTGCCGGCTCTGA